One window from the genome of Methanomassiliicoccales archaeon encodes:
- a CDS encoding NfeD family protein, whose product MELGVWFGIGFIVLGTLMLLFELHAPGTFLIVPATVLMVLGVIGILIPDALFTWWAPIAAVIVLVPTTLLTIKLYQRLSPPGPPVTTVATSLVGMKGIVTTDVYPHTLRGKVEIEHDTWSATSETMIPKGKRVVVVSSEGVHVVVKEICDDPTRTEVKCP is encoded by the coding sequence ATGGAATTGGGAGTGTGGTTCGGAATCGGGTTCATTGTACTTGGCACGCTCATGCTGCTGTTCGAGTTGCATGCCCCTGGTACTTTCCTGATTGTACCCGCAACCGTACTGATGGTGCTCGGGGTCATCGGCATACTCATACCAGATGCGTTGTTCACCTGGTGGGCACCGATCGCAGCGGTGATCGTTCTTGTGCCAACCACACTGCTGACCATCAAGCTGTATCAGAGACTCTCTCCACCGGGACCGCCTGTGACGACCGTAGCGACCTCGTTGGTGGGCATGAAAGGGATCGTCACCACGGACGTGTATCCGCACACCCTGAGGGGAAAGGTGGAGATCGAGCACGATACCTGGTCGGCAACGTCTGAGACGATGATACCTAAGGGAAAGCGCGTGGTGGTCGTCAGCAGCGAAGGGGTGCACGTCGTCGTGAAGGAGATATGCGATGACCCAACGCGCACAGAAGTGAAGTGCCCGTGA